The following are from one region of the Achromobacter xylosoxidans genome:
- a CDS encoding peroxiredoxin — protein MKRIAPWLLLCGLLAGPSAQAALDVGAPAPDFSTQASLGGKVYTFSLGEALKKGPVVLYFFPAAFTQGCTIEAHNFAEATDEYKSLGATVIGVSTDNIDTLNKFSVSECRGKFAVAADGDGKIMKAYDAVHDKRPEYAQRISYVISPQGKILYEYTDMNPDSHVANTMRALRDWKAKQ, from the coding sequence ATGAAGCGCATTGCCCCCTGGTTACTCCTCTGCGGCCTGCTGGCCGGCCCGTCGGCCCAGGCCGCGCTGGACGTGGGCGCCCCCGCCCCGGATTTCAGCACCCAGGCCTCGCTGGGCGGCAAGGTCTACACGTTCTCGCTCGGCGAGGCCCTCAAGAAAGGGCCGGTGGTGCTGTACTTCTTCCCCGCCGCGTTCACCCAGGGCTGCACGATAGAGGCGCACAACTTCGCCGAAGCCACCGACGAGTACAAGTCCCTGGGCGCCACCGTCATCGGCGTGTCGACCGACAATATCGACACCTTGAACAAGTTCTCGGTCAGCGAATGCCGCGGCAAGTTCGCGGTGGCGGCCGACGGCGATGGCAAGATCATGAAGGCCTACGACGCGGTTCACGACAAGCGCCCCGAGTACGCGCAGCGCATCTCTTACGTGATCTCGCCGCAGGGCAAGATCCTGTATGAATACACCGACATGAACCCCGATTCCCACGTGGCCAATACCATGCGCGCCTTGCGCGACTGGAAGGCCAAGCAGTAG